Part of the Allofrancisella frigidaquae genome is shown below.
CGTATTTTAGGAATCTGATATGGATATTAATACTATTTCTATAACCCTAATAAATAACTCCCTACCTATAATTACAGTTTTCTCCGTACTCATACATATTTTTTGTGGCTTGGCTATAGCGAAAGATATACCTAAAGTCCTAGATAAAAGGCTTACAACAATATTACTACCTAAAAATATATGGATTTTGGTTGGCTTAATATCTGGAGTTTGGGGGTTATTAATATATTGGATTATTCATCACTCTAATATCTCAAGAGACTAATACCCAATTGCCTTAATAAATATGTCATGAAGCGTGACCAGTAGGTAAGGTGAGTTCTGGATATATAGTTTCAATATCTTTTTTTATAATCTCGTTGATAATCTCATTACTTAAGGTATGTCCTAATCCTTTTATGATGTTAGGTTTATTAAAAGCATTTTCAAAAAACTTGTTATCTACTATATCATCATTTTCTGCAAGAGTTATTCTTATTGCCTTGTCAAGTTTACCTAGGCTACCATTTAATAGTAGCAGCAAATATGCTCCTAAAAATTTCCTAATCTTAACTTTCCTTAAAATAAACATAGTTTTGTAATTAATAAAAAAAGGTGTAACTAAATGTAATCTGTCATATAGTGTCTTATCTAATAATGAAGAAATTCCAGCTGACATTGAGATTGCATAAATAAGGTCATAATTCTGAGCATTTACTTGGTATTTATTGATTATTTTCTTAAGTTTTCGTCTGACAAATATAGGTCTCCCTAACGCTACTGTTGTAACTTTAACTTTTAAACCATTTATTTCAAAGCTCTCAACACTATCACCTTTACTATAATAGCCTCTTAACACTAAAACGTTCATATATAGATTTTATCTCTCTTTTTTCTCTATCAACTCTATCTGATATCCGTCAGGATCCTTGATAAATGCTATAATTGATGTACCTCCTTTTACAGGACCTGCTTGACGCGTGACAATACCTCCTTTAGATATAACATCTTGACAAGCTTTATAAACATCATCCACTTCCATACATAAATGTCCAAAAGCATTACCATGATCATACTCATGATCACCCCAGTTATATGTTAATTCCAGAACTGTATGATCATTAATATCTCCATAACCTAAAAATACTAAAGTATATTTATAATCTGGATTGTCAGTTTTTTTAATAACTTGCATGGCTAGTATATTAGTATAAAAATTTATCGATTTATCTAAATCTTTAACTCTTATCATCACATGAGCAAATCTCATAATTTCATCCTCTAAAATTGCCTTTATAAGTTTAGTTTGCTATATTATAACAAATTTTATGCCCCTGTTCGCAATCATCCAGGGTTATCAAAACTAAGGGTTAACATGACTAATTTTGAATTACTTATATTTTATACTTTTATTGATTTTTTTATCCTTTTTTTAGCTTTTAGGTTATTTGGAAAAAAAGGGGTTACTATCTTTATAGTCATTAGTCTTATAGCTGCTAATATCCAAGTAAATAAAGGAGTCCAATACGATATATTTGGATTACACATTATAGCGACTTTGGGTAATGTAATGTTTGGTGGTATTTTTGTGGCTAATGATCTGCTAAATGAAAAATATGGAAGAAATGAGGCACGCAAAGTTGTATTAGTATCTATTTTCTTTGGAATCTCCTTTATTCTACTGATGCTTGTCTCAACATTTTACCAAACGGTTAGTAATGATGAGTTTTATCAAAGCTCCAGTGATGCTCTTGATATTTTTTTCTCTTTAAGCGGTGGTGCTCTTAAGGCTGTTATAATAGGTAATTTGGTATATCTAATTTCACAGCTTTTTGATGTTTTAATATACGCCAAACTTAAAAGCTATAGTAACGATTTAAAATGGCTTTGGTTTAGAAATACAGGTTCTACTTTAATTTCACAAATTATCGATACTGCTTTAATCACTTATGGCTTTGCATTTGCCGGTATCATTCCTATGCAATACGCTTTAGAAATAGCAGCTTCTACACTACTAATTAAGTATATAGTTGCTATTATAAATGCGCCTTTATTTTATCTATTAACATTTATAAAACCAAATGATTTGTAATATTTATAGGTACCAAGAATCTAACTTTTGTTTAAATTTATCAAGGCCTAATTTACTTAAAGAAGAAAATAGCTGATAAGAAACTTTTTCTGTTGATTTAAAGTTTTTGAGGAAACTTTCGAGCATTCTATTAGCTTCTGCTTTTTGCTTATTATTGAGTTTATCAACTTTAGTAAGCAGAATATGTAAATTTAAATCACATGAAATTGCCAACTCTATCATCAAGCAATCAAACTCTTTTAACTCATGACGAGAATCTACTAAAAGCACTACCCCATTCAAACATTGACGTGAGGTTAAATAGTGCTCCATCTCTCTTTGCCATACTTTCTTTATAGATTCAGAAACTTTAGCGTAGCCGTATCCAGGTAAGTCTACTAAACGTTTATTATCACCCAGATCAAATAAATTTATAAGTTGAGTTCTACCTGGTGTTTTACTTACTCTTGCTAGACCTTTCTGCTCTGTCAAAGTATTTAAAGCGCTTGATTTACCAGCATTAGAACGACCTGCAAAAGCAACTTCAATTCCAGTATCTTCTGGAAGTTGAGTAACCTTAGCAGCACCCATTATATATTTTGCATGATGATAATTCATAAATTATGCTCTTTTTTTATTTTTTCAAAAAATTCATGGCAGGCTGTGTCTAACATTAGAAAAACTTTTTCAAAATTATTTTCATAATATGGATCAGGTACATCTGTTAAAGAGATTGTGGGTGCATAATCTAAAATTTTAGAAACTTTTGAAAAATCTGCTCTAGGAAACATCTGTTTTATTGTATCAATATTTTCTTGATCCATAACTAATACATAATCATAATCATTAAAATGAAACTCTTCTAACTGCTCTGAAATTAAATCTGATAAATCACAATCGTATTTTTTTGCCATTTCTACTGATCTGATATCAGCGTAGTCTCCTTCATGACCCCATTTACGTGAGCAAGTACCAGCAGAAGAAATTAAAATAGTTTCATGTAAACCATTTTGCTTAACAATATCTCTAAATATCCCATGAGCAGTTGGTGACCTACAAATATTGCCTTTACATACAAATAGTATTTTTACTAAACTCATTTTTTAATGACTCCTACTATTTAGCCTTTTTCATATCTTCAGCAAGTTTACTATCTGGTTTTAATTTAAAACCTTGAAAAAATTTGCTATCTGGTTTAAGCATAAATACTACTTCATTCTTACCACTAAAACTTTCTTTATACGAGTTCATACTCTTTAAAAACTCATACAATGGTATTGAGCTAGAATAAGCATCTGCAAATATCTTAGCCGCTTTTGCATCTGCTTCGGCTCTTATAATTTTAGATTGCTTTTCTGCTTCAGCCATAGTTACAGTTACTGTAGCGTCTGCCGATGCTTTAGTTTTTTCAGCTGCTCTTTCACCTTCTGCTCTTATACGAGAAGCATCTTTATGTCTGGACGATTTCATACGCTGATATATTGACTCTGTTATGGTTTCTGGCAAATCAATTTGATTTACTCTTACATCAACAATAGATATTCCAATTTCTTTAGCTTGGACAGCAACATCTTTTGTCAAAGCTATCATCAACTTATCACGATCATTATTTACTAAGCTTTGGATATCATTCTTACCAACTTCTGCTCTTAATGATGATTCTAAGAATTGTTTTAATAAAGTTTCTGCTCTAAAAACCTGTCCACTTGTACTAGTAAAGAATTTAGAAATATCATTTATTCTCCAAACCACATAAGCATTTATTAAAACATCTTTTTTCTCTTTGGTAACCACACGTGATGAATCTGTTGTTAAAACCCTATTTCTCATATCATAGTTTTTAACTGTATCTAAAAATGGTATTTTGATATGGATTCCTGGTTTATACTCTATTACTTTATCATCTTTTTTAACAAGCTCACCTAATCTTAAAAGTACAGATTCTGTACCTTGTTTTACTATAAATTTACTACTTAAAATTAAGAATAAGCCAACTACCACAAGTACTAAGAGTATTTTTGATAAATTTTTCATGTTTTAATTACTCCCTTGTGTATTTGAAGATGCTAGTATATTTTTTTGAGCTTGATCTAAACCATAAAAGATATTTTTAGCACCATCTCCATCTATCAAGAAAATCTTATTATTTTGTAACACATTTGAAATTGTATCAAAGTACATTTGGTTAGTTACAATATCAGGATTAGTTTTATAGATTGGTAACAGTTGCTCAAACTGAGCTACCTCTCCTTGTGCCTCTAATACGACTTGTTGCTTATAAGCGTTTGCCTGGTCTACAATCCTTTGAGCTTTACCTTCTGCTACTGGTATAATTCTATTTGCATAAGATTCAGCCTCATTTTGCAACCTAGCTTGATCTTCTCTAGCTTTTATCACATCATCAAAAGCGTCTTTTACAGCATCTGGCGCTTGTGCTGGTTGCATGATGACATCACTTACGTATATACCTGATTTGTATTGCCTTAATAAAGCTTCCATTTCGTCTTTAACTTGAATGGCTATAGCAGCTCTTTTTGTTGTTAGAATATCAGATAAGTTACTTTGGCCTACTACTTGTCTAACAGCACTCTCTAATGATTGTTGTAAAAGCTGGAGCGGATCCGTATTAGCAAATAAATAATCTTCTAAATTTGAAATACGATATTGTACTGTAAAAGAAATATGTACGATATTCTCTTCAGAAGTTAACATATCTCTTTGTAATGAAATAGTTTTTAGCTCTTGAACATTTTCTTTATAAACTTTATCTATGCCTATAGGATACCAATGCAATCCTGACTCAACTATTTTAGAAAACTTCCCCAACCTAAGTACCGCAGCCTGTTCAGCTGGTTGCACAACATAAAAACCAAAACCCGCCCAAATAGCTATAAGCAAACCTATTACTATAGCTGCTATTTTACCTATTGGAGGTGTTTGAAACTTCTGATTTTTACTAGCGTTCTTTGAATAAATACTCTCGTTGTCATCACCATTATTCTTTTTCTTCTTGGAGAAGAATCTTTTAATCATCTCTTCTAAGTCTGGTGGTCCCTGTTCTGAATTTTTACTCCAAAACCATCTTTGCTTTATTTTTTTAATCATTTTATATTCCTATACTATGAAACCTTATATTAAAAACTGCTGAAGGTCTAACTCAAACTCTCTATTGAAGCGTTCAAAATCAGATTCTGATATATTTATATCTAATAAATAATTACCATCTTCAGATATTTGTTCTTTTTCTATAACACCAAGATCATACATCATAGATCTAATCTTGGAATGTTTTGGTGGTAACTCTAAGGTTCCTTTAAACCATGACTTATTAAAAAAAGTTGCTAAAGCCGTATAAAACTCCTCTAATCCTTCACCTGTTACTGCTGAAAGATAAACTCTAGCCACGATACTATCCTCTGAGTTATCGAATGCTACAAAACTAGGTTTTATATTTTCAAGCTTGTCTATCTTATTATAGACACAAATTCTCTCTTTATCACCTATACCAATTTCATTTAATACTTTGTTTACCTGGTCTATATAACTTTTATAATCCTCATCAGCATAGTCTATAACATGAATCAATAAATCTGACTCTATAGCCTCTTCTAAAGTTGCATGAAAAGCTTCCACCAAATCATGAGGTAAGTTTTTGATAAATCCTACCGTATCTGAGAAAATTACTTCACCTAACTTAGGTACAATTACTTTACGTAAAGTTGGATCTAAAGTTGCAAATAATTGATCTTTTACTAGAACCTGAGCATTTGTGATTTTATTAAATAACGTTGATTTACCAGCATTTGTATAGCCGACAAAAGAAAGTGTTGGAATATTATTTTTACGCCTAGAAGACCTGCTTAAATCTCTATGATGTTTTACTCTTTCTAACTTTTGAGTTATCTGCTTAATTCTTTGTCTAATCAAACGTCTATCTATCTCAAGCTGAGTTTCACCTGGTCCCCCTCGCACACCAATACCACCTTTTTGTCTTTCTAAGTGAGTCCAACCTTTAACTAATCTCGTTGACTGATAATTTAACTGAGCTAACTCAACTTGTAACTTGCCTTCATAGGTTTTGGCACGTAAGGAGAATATTTCTAGTATAAGACGTGTTCTATCCATTACCTTACATTCAAGATATTTTTCTATATTCCTCTCTTGAGATGGGCTTAATGGATGATTAAAAACGACTAGATCTGCTTTTATTTCATCGCGCTTATTTTTTATCATTTCCATTTTACCCATACCACAAAAATATTTGATATCAGGTTCAGAGTGATTAAAGTCTAAACTTTCTAAGACAACTTTATCTGCTGCCAACACTAAACCTTCTAGCTCAGCCGGATCAGCATTTAATTCGCGGTGATATTTAAAATTTATATTTACAAGCAAACATTTACTGCCTGCTTCGTAAGATTGGAAAAATTCCATTAAATAATATACCTCACAATGGAATTATTAAAGAAAAAGAAAAAAGTATTATTGTTCAATATGTTCGTTACTTTCTTGAACTTCAAGTTCATCAGTATGAATATCATCTACATTTTCGTCTTGATCATCATTAGAATTTTGATGATATGGATTAAATGAACTATAAACCATTCTTACACTTTTAGCTGGTACTATTGTTGAAATAGCATGCTTATAAACCATTTGGTTTACTGTGTTTCTAAGTACTATACAAAATTGATCAAAAGCTTCGATTTGCCCCTGAAGTTTAATTCCATTAACTAAGTATACAGATACACTGATTTTTTCTTTTCTCAACGCATTTAAAAATGGGTCTTGTAAAGAGGATATTCTTGACATTGTTTCACTTCCTTTTAGTTATTTAATTATAATTATTATTTTATCAAGTTTAACAATTAAACTTAGCTACACATTTTAACAACATTTATATTTATCAGCAAATTTTATTTGTGAAATATTTAATAAGCTTTCTAAAGGGTGTCAATCCATCACATCAGTTTTACCAACTATTATACTAAACCCATTTAATCCAAACCAAAAAGCTTTATAACTTTAGATTCTTTATTTATATCTTCCATTGCTATAAGGTTAATATTTCCCTGCCAATTTCGTATCCAAGTAAGTTGACGTTTTGCTAGTTGTCTTGTTGCTACAATACCTTTTTCAACAAACCTGTCATAATCTATATCACCATCAAAGTATTCCCATGCTTGACGATACCCTACGCTTCTTATAGCTGTAGTATCTTTAGTTAGATTTGGATTTTTTCTAAGATTTTTAACTTCATCTAGAAAGCCATCTTCTAACATCTGTCTAAATCTCAACTCGATATTTCTATGTAAAAGAGTTCTGTTTTTTGGAACTATAGCACACAATCTAATTTCTTCATCTAACTGACCTACTTTAGATGTTTTAACTAGTTGTGAATATTTTTCACCACTTATCATAATAACTTCTAAAGCCCTAAATATTCGCTGTTGATCATTTGCATTAAGCTTTTGGGCTGCATCTGGATCCATCTTATAAAGTTGCTTATAAAGGTACTCTAAGCCTTTTTCCTTTTTTTCTAGTTCCAAAATAGATCTTATTTCAGGTTGGCTTTCAGGTAAATTTGATAGTCCCTCTATTAAACCTTTAAAGTAAAGCATCGTGCCACCAACTAATAAAACTTGCTTCCCTCTAGAGTGTATTTCTTTTTTGAGAATATTAACACTAGAAATAAAATCTGCTACCGAAAAGTTTTCAGTGGGCTCTATGATATCAATTAAATGATGCTTTATACCATCTTGCTCTTGTTTAGTTGGCTTAGCTGTGCCTATGTCCATCTGTTTATAAACTAAAGATGAATCAACACTAATAATCTCAGCATTAATCTGCTTAGCAATAGATATTGAAAGAGCAGTCTTCCCTGAAGCTGTAGGACCAGCTATACCATAAACTAGCTTGTTCATTTAGATATTTTTATAATTTATTTTTACTGGAATGTCTTGTTTAATTCTTTGTAGATAGAAATTAAGCTCTTCTTGCTTATAACTTGCTTCAACTTGATTAGGAATAGTAGCTTTTTTAGAGTTTTCTGGTTGGACTTTTATCACCTTATAAACGTAGATGCTTCCATCTAAAGCTTCATATTCATGGTAATCGGTATTACTATTTAATAATACAAAATCACTAAAATCTTTTGAAAAGTCTTTAGACTCACTAGAAACTACAGCTTTTTCAAAACTTTGCTGTACTTTTTGTTGTTTATTCAAATCAGATAATAGCTTATCTGCTTTCTCTAAAGCTAGAGTTTGTGATTTTTCTAAAATATAAGCTTGGGTAACCTTATCTTTAACCTTATCAAATGACTGTGATATTGCTTTTTGTTGCTTATTTACTTGATAGATCAAAGTTTTGTCTTCTGACAATGAAATACTTGAATATTTCTCTACATTAACAAAAAATGAACTATTCTTAACGCCTTCTATATCAGTATCGTTATTATCTATAATGTTTGCAACTTTTGGCTTACCTATCTTTTTTTCAAGTTGGTTAAATTTAATATCATCAACGTCTTGAATAAAAGAATTATACTGTTGTAAAGCTTCTCTATTTTGAATAATCTTTTTAATAGTAGCTTTCGTATTATCATCAAATTTTTCAAATAAATCTTTATTGTTTTCATAATATTCTTTTACTTGTGAATCACTAATACTAGCTTTAGATTTAAAATCATCCTTTGAAATAACAAAGAAACTAATGTTGATCTTTGCCGGATTTATATATTCATTTTTATGAATTTCATAATAAGCATTTAATGATTGAGTACTTGGTTTAACTTGAGCTTTTAAAGCTTGTGGAGAAATTTTTATATACTCAATTGTTTTATTAACTGAGTAAACATTAGATAAAGATTTTAACTCATATTCAGTGGTAAAGGATGTATCCGTTATAGTTTGAGGAATAATACTAGCCTTGATGTTTTGCGAAAGTATCTGTTCTAGCTTGCCTAAACCGCCCAAGTAATTAGCTAACTGTTTTAACTTATCACTAGAAAATTTACCCTTTTCAAAAAACATAGGGTTATTAAATATAGTTGCCTGCAACATTAGTTTTGAAACCTGAACGTTATGCTGCTGAGAATCAGCTAAAACCAAATACTGGCTAACTAGCTGGTCAAGCAACTGTTGCTTTTGAATTCTTGTTTTAGCACTTTGTGCATATTGTTCAAACTGTCTTGTACTAATTTCATTATCCCCAACCTTTGCAACATATGATCTACTAGCTCCTACATTTGTAAAAAAGAAACTCATACCAGTTATTACAAAAATAAAACTTATTGAGATAATAATTATCCAAGTAAACGGACCTTTTAGCCTATCATTAAAAGACTGTAACATTTTTCCAACCTTATTTAATAAAAGTTCTTAAAATTAATAACCTAAATATAGCTAACCCAATTTAAAACCACTATCATTCCCATATAAGTAGGAATCCAAAAGGTATAAAATCCATAAACTAAGGTATCCTTATTGTATTCATACACGAGTATAACGAACATTAGATTAATGTTTTTAATTACAGTTATTATAACAGGATTATAAAGGGTTGACTATATATCATATTATAGATAAAAAAAGCATACTGTTAAGTATGCTTATATAAAAAATCGCTAATAAAATTTGATTTTTTATTATTTAACTGCGTCTTTAAGACCTTTACCAGCTTTAAAGCTAGGAACTTTTGAGGCAGCAATTTTGATAGTTTCACCTGTTTTAGGGTTTCTACCTTCTCTTGGACTTCTTTCTTTAACTTGAAAAGTACCAAAACCAACTAAAGTTACACTATCACCTGCTTTTAAAGCTTTAGTTACTGCTGCGATTGTAGCATCTAAAGTTTTACTAGCAACTTCTTTAGTAACATCTGCTTCTTTTGCAATAGCACTTACTAATTCACCTTTATTCATTTTTAAGACTCCTTCTGTTTTTAATGACATACTGTCAATTAAGGTTATAACACTAAAAAAACGCCATTTCAACACTAAAATACTAAAAAACCCTTAATAAAACTTCTTTTATGTTGTTAACAGGGGTTATTTTTAGTTTTTCTATTATTTCTTTATCAATTTCAGCTAGATTTTTAACATTTTGTTTTGGGATTAAAACTTCCTTAATCCCACCTCTTAATGCAGCTAAAAGTTTCTCTTTTAAGCCGCCTATAGCTAAAACATCTCCCCTTAAAGTTATCTCACCAGTCATTGCAATATCATTACGAACTGGCTTATTTGTGT
Proteins encoded:
- the gloA gene encoding lactoylglutathione lyase — encoded protein: MRFAHVMIRVKDLDKSINFYTNILAMQVIKKTDNPDYKYTLVFLGYGDINDHTVLELTYNWGDHEYDHGNAFGHLCMEVDDVYKACQDVISKGGIVTRQAGPVKGGTSIIAFIKDPDGYQIELIEKKER
- a CDS encoding queuosine precursor transporter gives rise to the protein MTNFELLIFYTFIDFFILFLAFRLFGKKGVTIFIVISLIAANIQVNKGVQYDIFGLHIIATLGNVMFGGIFVANDLLNEKYGRNEARKVVLVSIFFGISFILLMLVSTFYQTVSNDEFYQSSSDALDIFFSLSGGALKAVIIGNLVYLISQLFDVLIYAKLKSYSNDLKWLWFRNTGSTLISQIIDTALITYGFAFAGIIPMQYALEIAASTLLIKYIVAIINAPLFYLLTFIKPNDL
- the yihA gene encoding ribosome biogenesis GTP-binding protein YihA/YsxC gives rise to the protein MNYHHAKYIMGAAKVTQLPEDTGIEVAFAGRSNAGKSSALNTLTEQKGLARVSKTPGRTQLINLFDLGDNKRLVDLPGYGYAKVSESIKKVWQREMEHYLTSRQCLNGVVLLVDSRHELKEFDCLMIELAISCDLNLHILLTKVDKLNNKQKAEANRMLESFLKNFKSTEKVSYQLFSSLSKLGLDKFKQKLDSWYL
- a CDS encoding low molecular weight protein-tyrosine-phosphatase — translated: MSLVKILFVCKGNICRSPTAHGIFRDIVKQNGLHETILISSAGTCSRKWGHEGDYADIRSVEMAKKYDCDLSDLISEQLEEFHFNDYDYVLVMDQENIDTIKQMFPRADFSKVSKILDYAPTISLTDVPDPYYENNFEKVFLMLDTACHEFFEKIKKEHNL
- the hflC gene encoding protease modulator HflC — protein: MKNLSKILLVLVVVGLFLILSSKFIVKQGTESVLLRLGELVKKDDKVIEYKPGIHIKIPFLDTVKNYDMRNRVLTTDSSRVVTKEKKDVLINAYVVWRINDISKFFTSTSGQVFRAETLLKQFLESSLRAEVGKNDIQSLVNNDRDKLMIALTKDVAVQAKEIGISIVDVRVNQIDLPETITESIYQRMKSSRHKDASRIRAEGERAAEKTKASADATVTVTMAEAEKQSKIIRAEADAKAAKIFADAYSSSIPLYEFLKSMNSYKESFSGKNEVVFMLKPDSKFFQGFKLKPDSKLAEDMKKAK
- the hflK gene encoding FtsH protease activity modulator HflK yields the protein MIKKIKQRWFWSKNSEQGPPDLEEMIKRFFSKKKKNNGDDNESIYSKNASKNQKFQTPPIGKIAAIVIGLLIAIWAGFGFYVVQPAEQAAVLRLGKFSKIVESGLHWYPIGIDKVYKENVQELKTISLQRDMLTSEENIVHISFTVQYRISNLEDYLFANTDPLQLLQQSLESAVRQVVGQSNLSDILTTKRAAIAIQVKDEMEALLRQYKSGIYVSDVIMQPAQAPDAVKDAFDDVIKAREDQARLQNEAESYANRIIPVAEGKAQRIVDQANAYKQQVVLEAQGEVAQFEQLLPIYKTNPDIVTNQMYFDTISNVLQNNKIFLIDGDGAKNIFYGLDQAQKNILASSNTQGSN
- the hflX gene encoding ribosome rescue GTPase HflX; its protein translation is MEFFQSYEAGSKCLLVNINFKYHRELNADPAELEGLVLAADKVVLESLDFNHSEPDIKYFCGMGKMEMIKNKRDEIKADLVVFNHPLSPSQERNIEKYLECKVMDRTRLILEIFSLRAKTYEGKLQVELAQLNYQSTRLVKGWTHLERQKGGIGVRGGPGETQLEIDRRLIRQRIKQITQKLERVKHHRDLSRSSRRKNNIPTLSFVGYTNAGKSTLFNKITNAQVLVKDQLFATLDPTLRKVIVPKLGEVIFSDTVGFIKNLPHDLVEAFHATLEEAIESDLLIHVIDYADEDYKSYIDQVNKVLNEIGIGDKERICVYNKIDKLENIKPSFVAFDNSEDSIVARVYLSAVTGEGLEEFYTALATFFNKSWFKGTLELPPKHSKIRSMMYDLGVIEKEQISEDGNYLLDINISESDFERFNREFELDLQQFLI
- the hfq gene encoding RNA chaperone Hfq, with translation MSRISSLQDPFLNALRKEKISVSVYLVNGIKLQGQIEAFDQFCIVLRNTVNQMVYKHAISTIVPAKSVRMVYSSFNPYHQNSNDDQDENVDDIHTDELEVQESNEHIEQ
- the miaA gene encoding tRNA (adenosine(37)-N6)-dimethylallyltransferase MiaA, which translates into the protein MNKLVYGIAGPTASGKTALSISIAKQINAEIISVDSSLVYKQMDIGTAKPTKQEQDGIKHHLIDIIEPTENFSVADFISSVNILKKEIHSRGKQVLLVGGTMLYFKGLIEGLSNLPESQPEIRSILELEKKEKGLEYLYKQLYKMDPDAAQKLNANDQQRIFRALEVIMISGEKYSQLVKTSKVGQLDEEIRLCAIVPKNRTLLHRNIELRFRQMLEDGFLDEVKNLRKNPNLTKDTTAIRSVGYRQAWEYFDGDIDYDRFVEKGIVATRQLAKRQLTWIRNWQGNINLIAMEDINKESKVIKLFGLD
- a CDS encoding peptidylprolyl isomerase codes for the protein MLQSFNDRLKGPFTWIIIISISFIFVITGMSFFFTNVGASRSYVAKVGDNEISTRQFEQYAQSAKTRIQKQQLLDQLVSQYLVLADSQQHNVQVSKLMLQATIFNNPMFFEKGKFSSDKLKQLANYLGGLGKLEQILSQNIKASIIPQTITDTSFTTEYELKSLSNVYSVNKTIEYIKISPQALKAQVKPSTQSLNAYYEIHKNEYINPAKINISFFVISKDDFKSKASISDSQVKEYYENNKDLFEKFDDNTKATIKKIIQNREALQQYNSFIQDVDDIKFNQLEKKIGKPKVANIIDNNDTDIEGVKNSSFFVNVEKYSSISLSEDKTLIYQVNKQQKAISQSFDKVKDKVTQAYILEKSQTLALEKADKLLSDLNKQQKVQQSFEKAVVSSESKDFSKDFSDFVLLNSNTDYHEYEALDGSIYVYKVIKVQPENSKKATIPNQVEASYKQEELNFYLQRIKQDIPVKINYKNI
- a CDS encoding HU family DNA-binding protein, which codes for MNKGELVSAIAKEADVTKEVASKTLDATIAAVTKALKAGDSVTLVGFGTFQVKERSPREGRNPKTGETIKIAASKVPSFKAGKGLKDAVK